Proteins from a genomic interval of Anas platyrhynchos isolate ZD024472 breed Pekin duck chromosome 4, IASCAAS_PekinDuck_T2T, whole genome shotgun sequence:
- the QRFPR gene encoding pyroglutamylated RF-amide peptide receptor isoform X2 gives MRSLNITPEQFAQLLRDNNVTREQFIALYGLRPLVYIPELPRRAKAAFVLVCALIFALALFGNCLVLYVVTRSRAMRTVTNIFICSLALSDLLIAFFCVPFTMLQNISSNWLGGAFACKMVPFVQSTAIVTEILTMTCIAVERHQGIVHPLKMKWQYTNKRAFTMLGIVWLLAVIVGSPMWHVQRLEVKYDFLYEKVYVCCLEEWASPIYQKIYTTFILVILFLLPLILMLFLYTKIGYELWIKKRVGDASVLQTIHGNEMSKISRKKKRAIVMMVTVVFLFAVCWAPFHVIHMMIEYS, from the exons ATGCGGTCCCTGAACATCACCCCGGAGCAGTTCGCGCAGCTCCTGCGGGACAACAACGTGACGCGGGAGCAGTTCATCGCCCTGTACGGGCTGCGGCCGCTCGTCTACATCCCCGAGCTGCCCCGGCGCGCTAAGGCCGCCTTCGTCCTCGTCTGCGCGCTCATCTTCGCCCTGGCGCTGTTCGGCAACTGCCTGGTGCTCTACGTGGTCACCCGCAGCCGCGCCATGAGGACGGTCACCAACATCTTCATCTGCTCCCTGGCGCTCAGCGACCTCCTCATCGCCTTCTTCTGCGTGCCCTTCACCATGCTGCAGAACATCTCCTCCAACTGGCTGGGCG GTGCCTTCGCGTGCAAGATGGTACCATTTGTTCAATCCACTGCTATTGTAACTGAGATTCTTACAATGACTTGCATTGCTGTGGAAAGACATCAGGGAATTGTGCATCCACTAAAAATGAAGTGGCAGTACACCAATAAAAGAGCTTTCACGATGCTTG GCATAGTCTGGTTGCTGGCAGTTATTGTTGGGTCACCTATGTGGCATGTTCAACGGCTTGAG GTTAAATATGACTTCTTGTATGAAAAAGTCTATGTTTGCTGCCTGGAGGAATGGGCCAGTCCAATTTATCAGAAGATATATACCACCTTTATTCTTGTTATactctttcttcttccactgATATTGATGCTTTTTTTGTACACTAAAATTGGTTATGAACTATGGATTAAGAAACGAGTGGGAGATGCTTCTGTTCTTCAAACCATTCATGGGAATGAAATGTCTAAAATATCAAg GAAGAAGAAGCGAGCAATTGTTATGATGGTGACAGTGGTGTTTCTCTTTGCAGTCTGTTGGGCCCCTTTCCATGTGATCCACATGATGATAGAATACA GTTAA
- the QRFPR gene encoding pyroglutamylated RF-amide peptide receptor isoform X1, whose protein sequence is MRSLNITPEQFAQLLRDNNVTREQFIALYGLRPLVYIPELPRRAKAAFVLVCALIFALALFGNCLVLYVVTRSRAMRTVTNIFICSLALSDLLIAFFCVPFTMLQNISSNWLGGAFACKMVPFVQSTAIVTEILTMTCIAVERHQGIVHPLKMKWQYTNKRAFTMLGIVWLLAVIVGSPMWHVQRLEVKYDFLYEKVYVCCLEEWASPIYQKIYTTFILVILFLLPLILMLFLYTKIGYELWIKKRVGDASVLQTIHGNEMSKISRKKKRAIVMMVTVVFLFAVCWAPFHVIHMMIEYSNFENEYDDVTVKMIFAIVQIVGFFNSICNPIVYAFMNENFKKNFLSAICFCIVKENVSPTRQLGNSGISMRQQKASVSQRDPTDSDEARREAFSDGNIEVKFCDQPASKRNLKKHLSLFSSEITGHSVLGSGQ, encoded by the exons ATGCGGTCCCTGAACATCACCCCGGAGCAGTTCGCGCAGCTCCTGCGGGACAACAACGTGACGCGGGAGCAGTTCATCGCCCTGTACGGGCTGCGGCCGCTCGTCTACATCCCCGAGCTGCCCCGGCGCGCTAAGGCCGCCTTCGTCCTCGTCTGCGCGCTCATCTTCGCCCTGGCGCTGTTCGGCAACTGCCTGGTGCTCTACGTGGTCACCCGCAGCCGCGCCATGAGGACGGTCACCAACATCTTCATCTGCTCCCTGGCGCTCAGCGACCTCCTCATCGCCTTCTTCTGCGTGCCCTTCACCATGCTGCAGAACATCTCCTCCAACTGGCTGGGCG GTGCCTTCGCGTGCAAGATGGTACCATTTGTTCAATCCACTGCTATTGTAACTGAGATTCTTACAATGACTTGCATTGCTGTGGAAAGACATCAGGGAATTGTGCATCCACTAAAAATGAAGTGGCAGTACACCAATAAAAGAGCTTTCACGATGCTTG GCATAGTCTGGTTGCTGGCAGTTATTGTTGGGTCACCTATGTGGCATGTTCAACGGCTTGAG GTTAAATATGACTTCTTGTATGAAAAAGTCTATGTTTGCTGCCTGGAGGAATGGGCCAGTCCAATTTATCAGAAGATATATACCACCTTTATTCTTGTTATactctttcttcttccactgATATTGATGCTTTTTTTGTACACTAAAATTGGTTATGAACTATGGATTAAGAAACGAGTGGGAGATGCTTCTGTTCTTCAAACCATTCATGGGAATGAAATGTCTAAAATATCAAg GAAGAAGAAGCGAGCAATTGTTATGATGGTGACAGTGGTGTTTCTCTTTGCAGTCTGTTGGGCCCCTTTCCATGTGATCCACATGATGATAGAATACA gtAACTTTGAAAATGAGTATGATGATGTAACAGTCAAAATGATCTTTGCAATCGTTCAAATTGTAGGATTCTTCAATTCTATTTGCAACCCTATTGTGTATGCTTTCATGAATGAAAACTTCAAGAAAAATTTCCTGTCTGCCATCTGCTTCTGCATTGTCAAAGAAAATGTGTCACCAACCAGGCAACTTGGAAATTCAGGGATTTCTATGAGGCAGCAAAAGGCAAGCGTTTCTCAAAGAGATCCCACTGACTCAGATGAGGCAAGGAGGGAGGCATTCAGCGATGGCAACATTGAAGTAAAGTTCTGTGATCAACCGGCTTCAAAAAGGAATTTGAAAAAGCACCTTTCCTTATTCAGCTCTGAGATTACTGGGCATTCTGTGTTGGGAAGCGGACAGTAG
- the QRFPR gene encoding pyroglutamylated RF-amide peptide receptor isoform X3, with translation MRSLNITPEQFAQLLRDNNVTREQFIALYGLRPLVYIPELPRRAKAAFVLVCALIFALALFGNCLVLYVVTRSRAMRTVTNIFICSLALSDLLIAFFCVPFTMLQNISSNWLGGAFACKMVPFVQSTAIVTEILTMTCIAVERHQGIVHPLKMKWQYTNKRAFTMLGIVWLLAVIVGSPMWHVQRLEVKYDFLYEKVYVCCLEEWASPIYQKIYTTFILVILFLLPLILMLFLYTKIGYELWIKKRVGDASVLQTIHGNEMSKISSLLGPFPCDPHDDRIQ, from the exons ATGCGGTCCCTGAACATCACCCCGGAGCAGTTCGCGCAGCTCCTGCGGGACAACAACGTGACGCGGGAGCAGTTCATCGCCCTGTACGGGCTGCGGCCGCTCGTCTACATCCCCGAGCTGCCCCGGCGCGCTAAGGCCGCCTTCGTCCTCGTCTGCGCGCTCATCTTCGCCCTGGCGCTGTTCGGCAACTGCCTGGTGCTCTACGTGGTCACCCGCAGCCGCGCCATGAGGACGGTCACCAACATCTTCATCTGCTCCCTGGCGCTCAGCGACCTCCTCATCGCCTTCTTCTGCGTGCCCTTCACCATGCTGCAGAACATCTCCTCCAACTGGCTGGGCG GTGCCTTCGCGTGCAAGATGGTACCATTTGTTCAATCCACTGCTATTGTAACTGAGATTCTTACAATGACTTGCATTGCTGTGGAAAGACATCAGGGAATTGTGCATCCACTAAAAATGAAGTGGCAGTACACCAATAAAAGAGCTTTCACGATGCTTG GCATAGTCTGGTTGCTGGCAGTTATTGTTGGGTCACCTATGTGGCATGTTCAACGGCTTGAG GTTAAATATGACTTCTTGTATGAAAAAGTCTATGTTTGCTGCCTGGAGGAATGGGCCAGTCCAATTTATCAGAAGATATATACCACCTTTATTCTTGTTATactctttcttcttccactgATATTGATGCTTTTTTTGTACACTAAAATTGGTTATGAACTATGGATTAAGAAACGAGTGGGAGATGCTTCTGTTCTTCAAACCATTCATGGGAATGAAATGTCTAAAATATCAAg TCTGTTGGGCCCCTTTCCATGTGATCCACATGATGATAGAATACA gtAA